Proteins encoded together in one Candidatus Cloacimonadota bacterium window:
- a CDS encoding sodium ion-translocating decarboxylase subunit beta: MQSLFSGILAFHWQQGAMILIGLVLIWLAIAKKYEPALLLPIGFGTILANIPFSSAVGPHGPMQILFDAGIATELFPLLIFIGIGAQIDFTPLLKQPSMLLFGAAAQFGIFVTFALATLLGFDLKQAGAIGIIGAADGPTSIYVANRFARELLPAISVAAYSYMALVPIIQPPVIRLLTTREERKIRMDYKESEVSQTVKIIFPIVITLIAGILVPASVALIGFLMFGNLLRECGVLGGLEKSARNELTNLVSILLGISIASTMNGKLFLKPQTLLIFGLGLVAFIFDTIGGVLFAKFMNLFRKQKINPMIGACGISAFPMSARVVHQMGQEEDPFNFLLMPAVSVNVGGQIGSVIAGGLILALLGSL, encoded by the coding sequence ATGCAATCGTTATTTAGCGGAATTTTGGCTTTTCATTGGCAGCAAGGGGCGATGATTCTCATCGGCTTGGTGCTGATTTGGTTAGCCATCGCGAAAAAGTATGAACCGGCGTTGCTTTTGCCGATTGGATTTGGCACGATTTTGGCCAATATCCCGTTTTCGTCGGCTGTGGGGCCACATGGGCCGATGCAGATACTTTTTGACGCTGGTATTGCCACCGAACTGTTTCCGCTGTTGATTTTCATTGGCATCGGGGCTCAGATTGATTTCACGCCGCTGTTGAAACAGCCATCCATGTTGTTGTTTGGGGCGGCGGCGCAGTTTGGGATATTCGTAACATTCGCATTGGCAACGCTTTTGGGATTCGACCTCAAACAGGCGGGAGCGATTGGCATCATCGGCGCGGCGGACGGTCCGACGTCCATTTATGTGGCAAACCGCTTCGCGCGGGAGCTTTTGCCGGCGATATCCGTGGCGGCGTATTCCTACATGGCTTTGGTGCCCATCATCCAACCGCCGGTGATTCGGCTGCTCACCACCCGTGAAGAACGCAAAATCCGCATGGATTATAAGGAAAGCGAGGTTTCTCAAACTGTGAAAATCATCTTTCCCATCGTCATCACGCTGATTGCGGGGATTTTGGTTCCGGCATCCGTGGCGCTGATTGGGTTTTTGATGTTTGGGAATCTACTGCGGGAATGCGGAGTTTTGGGCGGGCTGGAGAAATCCGCAAGGAACGAACTGACCAACCTGGTGAGCATCCTTCTGGGCATCAGCATCGCTTCCACCATGAACGGAAAGTTGTTTTTGAAGCCCCAAACCCTGTTGATTTTCGGGCTGGGACTTGTCGCCTTCATTTTTGACACCATTGGTGGTGTTCTTTTTGCCAAATTCATGAACCTTTTTCGCAAACAAAAAATCAACCCAATGATTGGCGCCTGTGGGATTTCGGCGTTTCCGATGTCCGCAAGGGTGGTGCATCAAATGGGTCAGGAAGAAGACCCTTTCAACTTTTTGTTGATGCCAGCGGTGAGCGTTAACGTTGGCGGGCAAATCGGTTCCGTGATTGCCGGAGGCCTGATTCTGGCGCTTTTGGGGAGCTTATAA
- a CDS encoding N-acetylmuramoyl-L-alanine amidase codes for MNYKLTKILPILMGCLLAIGLLEADVNILLMPTKLPKKLSTVRLENRDYVALEEVNKLLHTVARVEYSEYSDHRVYFWLNGQQFNFLLNSSFYSFGENVFNMQYPFLQDGDEHYLPAHFFKNCLPRHFPATVQLVDDVLQMPTPQDRGVLRVVLDPGHGGKDPGAVGKNKVREKDLNLSVALFLRTMLQQELGVEVLMTRSEDVYMSLSSRTKFATDRKADIFVSIHTNASTNRSAKGIETYYLSTRSTTDSRAVEALENGVVELYEGAEAQKKYDALDFILSDMSQTEYLESSNTLASLVQRNMVSGSQGKDRGVKQANFYVLRGAFMPAILVEMGFISNPEEEALLANPEYQERMARTIFEGIKRFKHNYDRVRKIG; via the coding sequence ATGAATTATAAATTGACCAAAATCCTGCCCATATTGATGGGCTGCCTTTTAGCCATCGGGCTTTTGGAGGCGGATGTAAACATTCTTTTAATGCCCACAAAGCTGCCCAAAAAGCTTTCCACGGTGAGGCTGGAAAACCGGGACTATGTTGCTCTGGAAGAGGTTAACAAGCTTTTACACACCGTTGCGCGGGTGGAATACAGCGAATATAGCGACCACCGCGTCTATTTTTGGCTGAATGGACAGCAGTTCAATTTCCTGTTGAATTCATCCTTTTACAGCTTTGGGGAAAACGTGTTCAACATGCAATATCCGTTTCTACAGGATGGCGATGAACACTATCTCCCGGCTCATTTTTTCAAGAACTGCCTTCCGCGACATTTTCCGGCGACTGTCCAGCTCGTTGATGACGTTTTGCAGATGCCCACACCCCAGGATAGAGGTGTGTTGCGCGTGGTTTTGGACCCTGGACACGGCGGGAAAGACCCCGGCGCGGTTGGGAAAAACAAGGTTCGTGAAAAAGACCTCAATCTAAGCGTCGCCCTGTTTTTGAGAACCATGCTCCAGCAGGAATTGGGCGTGGAGGTTTTGATGACGCGCTCGGAAGACGTCTATATGTCGCTTTCCAGCCGCACCAAATTCGCGACGGACAGGAAGGCGGATATTTTTGTGAGTATCCACACAAACGCGTCCACAAACCGAAGCGCGAAAGGCATCGAAACCTATTATCTATCAACACGTTCCACAACCGATTCCCGCGCCGTGGAAGCCCTGGAAAACGGGGTGGTGGAGCTGTATGAAGGCGCTGAGGCGCAAAAGAAATATGACGCGTTGGATTTTATCCTCAGCGATATGAGCCAGACGGAATATCTGGAATCCAGCAACACTTTGGCAAGCTTGGTTCAACGCAACATGGTTTCCGGTTCGCAAGGCAAAGATCGGGGCGTGAAACAAGCGAACTTTTATGTGTTGCGGGGAGCTTTTATGCCGGCAATCCTGGTGGAAATGGGCTTCATATCAAACCCGGAAGAAGAGGCGCTGTTG
- a CDS encoding cytidine deaminase, which produces MDFDYLLERAKTAAQQAYAPYSGYRVGAALLCDDGSIHTGCNVENASYSLTICAERNAVFNAINAGNRDFSAIAIYVDSDEIFPPCGACRQVLAEFNPRMQILYANRLGSVFSDLETLLPQAFLLQEAEGGGEAESPCFQGKPDYEL; this is translated from the coding sequence ATGGATTTTGACTATCTTTTGGAGCGAGCCAAAACCGCGGCTCAACAGGCTTACGCGCCCTATTCCGGCTATCGGGTTGGCGCTGCCCTGCTTTGCGATGACGGCAGTATCCACACCGGATGTAACGTGGAAAACGCATCCTATTCATTGACCATCTGCGCCGAGCGCAACGCCGTTTTCAACGCCATCAACGCCGGAAACAGGGATTTTTCCGCCATTGCCATCTATGTTGATTCTGATGAGATTTTCCCGCCTTGTGGCGCTTGCCGACAGGTTTTGGCGGAATTCAACCCCCGGATGCAGATTCTTTACGCCAACCGTTTGGGCAGTGTGTTCAGTGATTTGGAAACCCTTTTGCCACAGGCGTTTCTGCTTCAGGAAGCCGAGGGCGGGGGAGAGGCTGAATCCCCATGTTTTCAAGGAAAACCCGATTATGAATTATAA